Proteins encoded together in one Gemmatimonadota bacterium DH-78 window:
- a CDS encoding ABC transporter transmembrane domain-containing protein yields the protein MPDSTTSRTGKLGFLRRLAPRLRPWRSRLVLAGVLIVVTSVISLAFPLVVRELLDAAFLESSMGTLDRIALFLLGLFAVQAVLNFAQSYLTASVSENVVAELRIELFDALVGQSPGFFARRRVGELSSRLASDVGVLQQVLRFGVPELVRQGLFLVGALVLVTATNPRLTLVTLTAVPVAILVGWLFGRRVRRYSTGIQDTLATAVARAEQVFTQIRTVQSFNRERWEAEAFAREIGSTRDQGLQRAVARAGLTGAVTFAAFGAIVAVLWQGGRLVLAGDLTAGTLVAFLLYAVTIAGAITSLAGFWGNIQEASGAAQRLFELLDHPRELDEPASPRPLPRPLDGSVRFDRVFFRYADDQPWVLEGVDLDIHSGQQVALVGPSGAGKSTLAALIPRFFDSSRGTVSIDGVPVREVALEELRAAIGVVPQEPMLFAGTIRDNLLYGDPDASPEQVEEAARRAHAHEFISGFPDGYDQWVGERGITLSGGQRQRLAIARVFLKRPRILILDEASSSLDAESEHLVQDALQELMKGRTTLVIAHRLSTVIRADRIVVLDGGAIEARGTHAELLDRSAVYARLYRRQFADALAGSAPLADGESP from the coding sequence ATGCCCGATTCCACAACGTCACGCACCGGGAAGCTGGGGTTCCTGAGGCGCCTCGCCCCCCGCCTCCGCCCCTGGCGAAGCCGGCTCGTTCTGGCCGGCGTCCTCATCGTCGTCACCAGCGTCATCTCCCTCGCCTTTCCGCTGGTGGTGCGCGAGCTCCTCGACGCCGCCTTCCTCGAGTCGTCGATGGGCACCCTCGACCGGATCGCCCTCTTCCTGCTGGGGCTGTTCGCGGTGCAGGCGGTGCTCAACTTCGCGCAGAGCTATCTCACGGCGTCGGTGTCGGAGAACGTCGTGGCCGAGCTCCGCATCGAGCTCTTCGATGCCCTCGTCGGCCAGTCTCCCGGGTTCTTCGCCCGGCGTCGGGTGGGCGAGCTGTCGTCGCGTCTCGCCTCCGACGTGGGGGTGCTGCAGCAGGTCCTCCGCTTCGGCGTGCCCGAGCTCGTGCGCCAGGGTCTCTTCCTCGTGGGCGCGCTCGTGCTCGTGACCGCCACGAACCCGCGGCTCACCCTCGTGACGCTCACGGCGGTGCCGGTGGCGATCCTGGTGGGCTGGCTCTTCGGCCGGCGGGTGCGGCGATACAGCACCGGGATCCAGGATACCCTCGCGACCGCGGTGGCCCGCGCCGAGCAGGTGTTCACCCAGATCCGGACCGTGCAGAGTTTCAACCGCGAGCGCTGGGAGGCGGAGGCCTTCGCGCGCGAGATCGGGTCCACCCGCGACCAGGGGCTTCAGCGGGCCGTGGCTCGCGCCGGGCTGACCGGGGCCGTCACCTTCGCCGCCTTCGGGGCGATCGTGGCCGTGCTCTGGCAGGGCGGACGCCTCGTGCTGGCCGGCGACCTCACCGCGGGCACCCTGGTCGCCTTCCTGCTCTACGCCGTCACCATCGCGGGAGCCATCACCTCGCTGGCGGGCTTCTGGGGCAACATCCAGGAGGCGTCGGGCGCGGCGCAGCGACTCTTCGAGCTTCTGGACCACCCGCGCGAGCTCGACGAGCCGGCCTCACCCCGTCCGCTGCCGAGGCCGCTCGACGGGTCGGTGCGCTTCGACCGCGTGTTCTTCCGCTATGCCGACGACCAGCCCTGGGTGCTCGAAGGGGTGGATCTGGACATCCACTCCGGACAGCAGGTGGCGCTGGTCGGGCCCTCGGGTGCGGGCAAGAGCACGCTCGCGGCGCTGATCCCCCGTTTCTTCGACTCCTCTCGAGGCACGGTGTCGATCGACGGAGTGCCGGTCCGCGAAGTGGCGCTCGAGGAGCTGCGTGCGGCCATCGGCGTCGTACCGCAGGAGCCGATGCTCTTCGCCGGGACGATCCGAGACAACCTGCTCTACGGCGATCCCGACGCCTCGCCGGAGCAGGTGGAGGAGGCCGCCCGCCGGGCCCACGCCCACGAGTTCATCTCGGGCTTTCCCGACGGCTACGACCAGTGGGTGGGCGAGCGGGGGATCACCCTGAGCGGAGGGCAGCGGCAGCGGCTCGCCATCGCGCGGGTCTTTCTCAAGCGGCCCCGGATCCTGATCCTCGACGAGGCGTCGAGCAGCCTCGACGCCGAGAGCGAGCACCTGGTGCAGGACGCGCTCCAGGAACTGATGAAGGGCCGCACCACCCTCGTGATCGCGCACCGGCTGAGCACCGTGATCCGGGCCGATCGGATCGTCGTGCTCGACGGAGGCGCGATCGAGGCCCGCGGAACCCACGCCGAGCTCCTCGACCGGAGTGCGGTGTACGCCCGTCTGTACCGCCGCCAGTTCGCCGACGCCCTCGCCGGGTCGGCGCCCCTCGCCGATGGAGAATCC
- a CDS encoding COX15/CtaA family protein, translating to MARPRLYISLAVTVAWTLALLFLGSVVHATESSLACPDWPTCFGTMMPEMVGGVFWEHLHRLVAGGLILLFGLATWFATRDADRRWMVRASVAGVVLLLVQAVFGGLTVIYQLPDAISTTHLALAFIFLSLAVVLTTAASRRSAQIVPTDPRLRGILRRWGGGATALVFLQSVVGAVVRHTDAGLACPDFPTCLGSWVPPIETHFVAVHFTHRVLGVLATLAVIGLVVALVRAGASTTLRRRALGAVSIVLVQFTLGVVSVLTILSVLPVSLHTLGAAALLALLVHLTALGHLEGEPVAAARPTAGVV from the coding sequence ATGGCACGCCCACGCCTGTATATCTCTCTCGCGGTCACCGTCGCCTGGACGCTGGCCCTTCTCTTTCTCGGCAGCGTGGTGCACGCCACCGAGTCGTCGCTCGCCTGTCCCGACTGGCCCACCTGCTTCGGCACCATGATGCCCGAGATGGTGGGCGGCGTGTTCTGGGAGCACCTGCACCGTCTCGTGGCCGGAGGGCTGATCCTTCTCTTCGGACTCGCCACCTGGTTCGCCACCCGCGACGCCGATCGGCGCTGGATGGTGCGGGCTTCGGTCGCCGGTGTGGTCCTGCTCCTGGTGCAGGCCGTGTTCGGCGGCCTCACCGTGATCTACCAGCTGCCCGACGCGATCTCGACCACGCACCTGGCGCTCGCCTTCATCTTCCTCAGCCTGGCGGTCGTGCTGACCACCGCCGCCTCGCGCCGGTCGGCGCAGATCGTGCCGACCGACCCCCGGCTCCGCGGCATTCTGCGGCGGTGGGGTGGCGGGGCGACGGCGCTCGTCTTTCTGCAGAGCGTGGTGGGCGCGGTGGTTCGGCACACCGACGCCGGACTGGCCTGCCCCGACTTCCCCACCTGCCTCGGATCGTGGGTGCCCCCGATCGAAACCCATTTCGTGGCGGTGCACTTCACCCACCGGGTGCTCGGCGTGCTCGCCACCCTGGCGGTGATCGGCCTGGTCGTGGCGCTCGTGCGAGCCGGAGCGTCGACGACCCTTCGACGTCGGGCACTCGGCGCCGTGTCGATCGTGCTGGTGCAGTTCACCCTCGGGGTGGTGTCGGTGCTGACCATTCTGAGCGTGCTCCCGGTATCGCTGCACACGCTGGGAGCCGCGGCGCTGCTCGCCCTGCTCGTGCACCTCACCGCGCTCGGTCACCTCGAGGGTGAGCCCGTCGCCGCCGCCCGCCCGACCGCGGGGGTCGTCTGA
- a CDS encoding DUF420 domain-containing protein, giving the protein MDAQALGDLLAPVNATLNATATVCLLAGFAFIRARRIEAHRKAMLAAVGASALFLVFYLTRFALTGTHEFAGTGTARTVYLSILFSHMVLAVVVVPLVLRLLHLARTERFTEHRRLARWTYPIWLYVSITGIVVYALLYHVYGYV; this is encoded by the coding sequence ATGGACGCGCAGGCACTCGGCGATCTGCTCGCACCGGTCAACGCCACCCTCAACGCCACCGCCACCGTGTGCCTCCTCGCGGGCTTCGCCTTCATCCGGGCTCGCCGGATCGAGGCGCACCGAAAGGCGATGCTGGCGGCCGTCGGGGCCTCGGCGCTCTTCCTGGTGTTCTACCTCACCCGCTTCGCGCTCACCGGCACCCACGAGTTCGCCGGAACCGGCACCGCCCGCACCGTCTACCTCTCGATCCTCTTCTCGCACATGGTGCTTGCCGTGGTGGTGGTGCCGCTGGTGCTCCGCCTGCTCCATCTCGCGCGCACGGAGCGCTTCACCGAGCACCGCCGGCTCGCGCGTTGGACCTACCCGATCTGGCTGTACGTGTCGATCACCGGAATCGTCGTCTACGCCCTGCTCTACCACGTGTACGGGTACGTATGA
- a CDS encoding HAMP domain-containing sensor histidine kinase → MTVHILVAVVLALLGIGLGWMLGRGRERPIPPDPHPAALDRLGAELRRGSLGAEDPGEPRGVTEVRRAVAATWIPADQSREEALKQALGRIAAFLEGRVQEPLTRVREGDPGLLREGIDRALGGLQDLEFHLREPLTPDETHNLVSVVQQVAREFIADSETGVRFAAPAFPVQARIHRGRFLDAVYLLLNNAGHFGEGKTVDVTVEKVGDEATVTIRDRGPGFSPEALERAHDLFYTTRPEALGLGLPFARKIIEGFGGRIDLGNHAEGGGVVTVFLPGA, encoded by the coding sequence ATGACCGTTCACATCCTCGTCGCCGTCGTGCTCGCCCTCCTGGGAATCGGCCTCGGCTGGATGCTGGGACGGGGACGCGAGCGCCCGATTCCTCCGGACCCGCACCCGGCCGCGCTCGATCGTCTCGGCGCCGAACTGCGCCGCGGATCCCTCGGCGCCGAGGACCCGGGCGAGCCTCGCGGAGTGACCGAGGTGCGCCGGGCGGTCGCCGCCACCTGGATTCCGGCCGACCAGAGTCGGGAAGAGGCGTTGAAGCAGGCGCTCGGACGGATCGCGGCCTTTCTGGAGGGGAGGGTACAGGAGCCGCTCACGCGGGTTCGGGAGGGCGACCCCGGACTTCTGCGCGAGGGAATCGACCGCGCCCTGGGCGGGTTGCAGGACCTCGAGTTCCACCTGCGGGAGCCCCTCACCCCCGACGAGACGCACAACCTCGTGAGCGTGGTGCAGCAGGTGGCACGCGAGTTCATCGCAGACTCCGAGACCGGGGTGCGCTTCGCGGCCCCGGCCTTCCCGGTTCAGGCCCGCATCCACCGCGGCCGGTTCCTCGACGCGGTCTACCTGCTGCTCAACAACGCCGGCCATTTCGGCGAGGGGAAGACCGTCGACGTCACCGTGGAGAAGGTGGGGGACGAGGCCACGGTCACCATTCGCGACCGCGGCCCCGGCTTCTCGCCCGAGGCGCTCGAGCGCGCCCACGACCTGTTCTACACCACGCGTCCCGAGGCGCTGGGTCTGGGACTCCCCTTCGCCCGCAAGATCATCGAGGGCTTCGGGGGGCGGATCGATCTCGGCAACCACGCCGAGGGCGGCGGCGTGGTCACCGTCTTCCTGCCGGGGGCCTGA
- a CDS encoding CoA-binding protein, which translates to MPDNLPENQVPDLDEPWDRGELEAVLATSSDPHNPDPDTIYRIVRETLRFAVVGMSRDLSKPARRIPSYLAAKGGEVIPINPNAERILGQVARDSLDEVPVPVDMVLVFRPSEEAGEVIRSAMVRPEGPVIWLQDGIRADEAAAEARALGRTVVQDLCIYEVHRAFGDTLRRAQERSPGI; encoded by the coding sequence ATGCCCGACAATCTTCCCGAGAATCAGGTCCCGGACCTCGACGAGCCCTGGGACCGGGGGGAACTCGAGGCCGTGCTGGCCACGAGCTCCGACCCCCACAACCCCGACCCCGACACGATCTACCGCATCGTGCGGGAGACCCTGCGGTTCGCCGTGGTGGGCATGTCGCGCGACCTGAGCAAGCCCGCGCGCAGGATCCCCTCGTATCTGGCCGCCAAGGGAGGCGAGGTGATTCCGATCAACCCGAATGCGGAACGCATTCTCGGGCAGGTCGCGCGGGATTCCCTCGACGAGGTGCCCGTGCCGGTCGACATGGTGCTCGTCTTCCGTCCCTCGGAAGAGGCGGGCGAGGTCATCCGATCGGCGATGGTGCGCCCCGAGGGGCCGGTGATCTGGCTCCAGGACGGCATTCGGGCGGACGAGGCGGCCGCCGAGGCGCGAGCGCTCGGACGCACCGTGGTTCAGGACCTCTGCATCTACGAAGTGCACCGGGCATTCGGCGACACCCTGCGGCGCGCACAGGAGCGCTCCCCCGGGATCTGA
- the bcp gene encoding thioredoxin-dependent thiol peroxidase: MLSPGDAAPDFTLPADDGSSVSLGDFAGRRLLVYFYPKDDTPGCTTQACDLRDDLPAFTSLGVDVVGVSPDSVKSHVKFRDKYDLNFPLLADEDHAVAEAFGVWKEKSMYGRTFMGIERSSFLIDAEGRIEQAWPKVKAGKHAAMVKEYLEG, translated from the coding sequence ATGCTGTCGCCCGGAGACGCCGCCCCCGACTTCACCCTCCCCGCCGACGACGGCTCGTCGGTGTCGCTCGGCGACTTCGCCGGGCGGCGGCTGCTCGTCTACTTCTATCCGAAGGACGACACCCCCGGTTGCACCACCCAGGCGTGCGACCTCCGCGACGACCTTCCCGCCTTCACCTCGCTCGGAGTGGACGTCGTCGGCGTGTCGCCCGACTCGGTGAAGTCGCACGTGAAGTTTCGCGACAAGTACGACCTGAACTTCCCGCTCCTCGCCGACGAGGACCACGCCGTGGCCGAGGCCTTCGGCGTGTGGAAGGAGAAGTCGATGTACGGGCGCACCTTCATGGGCATCGAGCGGAGCTCGTTTCTGATCGACGCGGAGGGGCGCATCGAGCAGGCGTGGCCGAAGGTGAAGGCCGGCAAGCACGCCGCCATGGTGAAGGAGTACCTCGAGGGCTGA
- a CDS encoding thiamine pyrophosphate-dependent dehydrogenase E1 component subunit alpha has translation MRRYPAFDPPEYLDWTPDPELIVSYRRRIEQDSRRRAAIESLARGDLLSLYRDLLRTRLHDIGLKRWVKTGVISKAWLGTGEEAVTVGTVGALDRELDVVCPMIRNAGALHMMGVPLADLFRGYLATPDSLSGGRDLHIGDLGRNVLQPISHMGTNAQVMAGVALSFSNREEPRVALTFIGDGATRTAAFHEGANLAAVLGLPVIFVVQDNQVALGTRRDQHGRGDPGELGAAYGIPTWTADGNHLLDTWAAARLAAEHCRSGAGPAMVVARTFRMGGHATHDEREARTTFDPTLFAHWGRRDPIGLYEAWLLDEGVTPDALETIEGEVTSEMDEAADEALASRNGPKTFNTPPNVDPNSFGWTSSLAIRPI, from the coding sequence ATGCGCAGATACCCCGCTTTCGACCCGCCCGAGTACCTCGACTGGACCCCCGATCCCGAGCTGATCGTCTCGTATCGGAGGCGCATCGAACAGGACTCCCGTAGACGCGCCGCCATCGAGTCCCTCGCTCGCGGCGACCTGCTCTCGCTCTATCGCGACCTGCTTCGCACCCGACTGCACGACATCGGTTTGAAGCGATGGGTGAAGACCGGCGTGATCTCCAAGGCATGGCTCGGTACCGGTGAGGAAGCGGTCACGGTCGGCACGGTGGGAGCGCTCGATCGAGAGCTCGACGTGGTGTGCCCCATGATCCGCAACGCGGGCGCGTTGCACATGATGGGCGTGCCCCTCGCCGACCTCTTTCGGGGCTATCTGGCAACCCCCGACTCGCTGTCCGGCGGACGCGACCTCCACATCGGCGACCTCGGGCGCAACGTGCTTCAGCCCATCAGTCACATGGGCACCAACGCTCAGGTGATGGCCGGGGTGGCACTCAGCTTCTCGAATCGCGAGGAGCCGCGGGTGGCACTCACCTTCATCGGCGACGGCGCCACCCGAACGGCCGCGTTCCACGAGGGCGCGAACCTGGCGGCCGTGCTCGGGCTCCCGGTGATCTTCGTGGTGCAGGACAACCAGGTGGCGCTCGGCACCCGGCGCGACCAGCACGGTCGGGGCGACCCCGGGGAGCTCGGCGCCGCCTACGGCATTCCCACCTGGACGGCCGACGGCAATCACCTGCTCGACACCTGGGCCGCCGCCCGCCTTGCCGCGGAGCACTGCCGCTCGGGAGCAGGGCCGGCCATGGTGGTCGCGCGCACCTTTCGAATGGGCGGGCACGCCACCCACGACGAGCGCGAGGCGCGCACCACCTTCGACCCCACCCTCTTCGCCCACTGGGGCCGCCGCGATCCGATCGGGCTGTACGAGGCGTGGCTGCTGGACGAAGGGGTGACTCCGGATGCCCTCGAGACGATCGAAGGGGAGGTGACGTCGGAGATGGATGAGGCCGCCGACGAGGCGCTGGCATCCCGGAACGGACCCAAAACGTTCAACACCCCACCGAATGTCGACCCGAACAGCTTCGGCTGGACCTCGTCACTGGCAATTCGTCCAATATAG
- a CDS encoding sigma-70 family RNA polymerase sigma factor, with amino-acid sequence MLPTAEPNGRLHEVALAELTDEELVTAHLDGRVGAFQALYDRYRDRLVHFITRKTGDPDRAQDLVQEAFIRVTRHLHRFDTSKKFSTWVYTIASNLSKNELRNRSRSPLVLFQKLTNNWDDDHRPLQFEDFSFRPDDLYHKRHLRRLVEETVSELPEHHQLVFRLRELEGKSYEEIAEITGVNLGTVKSRLHRARNSFAQRIEPFLN; translated from the coding sequence GTGCTTCCGACCGCCGAGCCGAACGGACGGCTGCACGAGGTCGCTCTCGCCGAGCTGACCGACGAGGAGTTGGTGACCGCCCACCTGGATGGCCGGGTCGGCGCTTTTCAGGCCCTGTACGATCGGTATCGCGACCGGCTCGTGCACTTCATCACGCGCAAGACCGGAGACCCCGATCGGGCGCAGGATCTGGTGCAGGAGGCCTTCATCCGGGTCACGCGACACCTTCACCGTTTCGACACCTCGAAGAAGTTCTCCACCTGGGTCTACACGATCGCGAGCAACCTCTCGAAGAACGAGTTGCGGAACCGGTCGCGGAGTCCTCTGGTGCTCTTCCAGAAGTTGACGAACAACTGGGACGACGATCATCGTCCGCTCCAGTTCGAGGACTTCTCCTTCCGTCCCGACGATCTCTACCACAAGCGGCACCTGCGTCGCCTCGTCGAAGAGACCGTGTCGGAACTGCCGGAGCACCACCAGCTCGTGTTCCGACTGCGTGAGCTCGAGGGCAAGAGCTACGAGGAGATCGCCGAGATCACCGGCGTGAATCTCGGCACGGTGAAGAGCCGGCTGCACCGGGCTCGCAACTCCTTCGCCCAGCGGATCGAGCCGTTTCTGAACTGA
- a CDS encoding dipeptidase — protein sequence MDAALSFSRQHSPRFHAELEEFLRIPSVSARSEHDGDTRAAAEWLSGRMTAAGLDSRVFETPGHPVVLGEWRGAGADAPTLLIYGHYDVQPAEPLELWTSPPFEPEVRDGRIYARGSADDKGQLHMHVKALESWLAGAGRLPVNVVVVAEGEEEVGSPNLLPFVEEMADRLACDAVVISDSAMFDEGLPSLLFSLRGLAYLEVRVRTASGDLHSGAYGGAVANPAAALSRMIATLHDDHGRIAIPGFYDAVKEWDSATRDAIRALPFDEDRFRSGVGATDLPGEAGYSTLERLWIRPTCEVNGLLSGYTGQGAKTVLPAEAMAKISFRLVPDQDPARVGRLLEEHLRRVTPAGVTLDITELHGGHPWRADPTGPLFEAAGRALEAAFGARPVLAGEGGSIPIVGDFERVLDAPALLVGFALPGCNMHAPDEWFTVENYDRGIEALVRLYAELGDALRG from the coding sequence ATGGACGCCGCTCTCTCCTTCTCGCGCCAGCACTCGCCTCGCTTCCACGCCGAGCTCGAGGAGTTTCTGCGGATTCCCTCCGTCAGCGCACGCTCCGAGCACGACGGTGACACGCGGGCCGCCGCGGAGTGGCTGTCGGGTCGGATGACCGCGGCCGGTCTCGACAGCCGGGTGTTCGAGACGCCCGGCCACCCCGTGGTGCTGGGGGAGTGGCGGGGCGCGGGTGCCGACGCGCCCACCCTGCTGATCTACGGACACTACGACGTGCAGCCGGCCGAGCCGCTGGAGCTCTGGACCTCGCCGCCCTTCGAGCCCGAGGTTCGCGACGGCAGGATCTACGCGCGGGGGTCGGCCGACGACAAGGGCCAACTCCACATGCACGTGAAGGCCCTCGAGTCGTGGCTCGCCGGTGCGGGTCGGCTGCCGGTCAACGTGGTGGTGGTGGCCGAAGGCGAGGAGGAGGTCGGCTCACCCAACCTGCTCCCCTTCGTGGAGGAGATGGCCGATCGTCTGGCCTGCGACGCGGTGGTGATCTCCGACTCGGCCATGTTCGACGAGGGGCTCCCTTCGCTGCTCTTCTCCCTGCGGGGGCTCGCCTACCTCGAGGTCCGCGTGCGCACGGCGTCCGGCGACCTGCACTCGGGCGCGTACGGCGGAGCGGTGGCCAACCCGGCCGCCGCTCTATCGCGGATGATCGCGACCCTGCACGACGACCACGGCCGCATCGCGATCCCCGGGTTCTACGACGCGGTGAAGGAGTGGGATTCCGCCACCCGCGACGCGATCCGCGCGCTGCCCTTCGACGAGGACCGCTTCCGCAGCGGAGTGGGCGCCACCGACCTCCCCGGCGAGGCCGGCTACTCCACCCTCGAGCGTCTCTGGATCCGGCCCACCTGCGAGGTGAACGGTCTGCTGTCGGGCTACACCGGCCAGGGGGCGAAGACGGTACTGCCGGCCGAGGCGATGGCCAAGATCAGCTTCCGGCTGGTTCCGGACCAGGATCCCGCCCGTGTCGGGAGACTCCTGGAAGAGCACCTCCGCCGCGTGACTCCGGCCGGTGTGACGCTCGACATCACCGAACTCCACGGGGGGCACCCGTGGCGGGCCGACCCCACCGGGCCGCTCTTCGAAGCCGCCGGTCGGGCGCTCGAAGCCGCCTTCGGCGCCCGCCCCGTGCTGGCGGGCGAGGGAGGATCGATCCCGATCGTGGGCGACTTCGAACGCGTACTCGATGCACCCGCCCTGCTGGTGGGCTTCGCCCTTCCGGGCTGCAACATGCACGCGCCCGACGAGTGGTTCACCGTGGAGAACTACGATCGGGGGATCGAGGCGCTGGTTCGGCTCTACGCCGAACTCGGCGATGCGCTTCGCGGCTGA